From Saprospiraceae bacterium, one genomic window encodes:
- a CDS encoding type IX secretion system membrane protein PorP/SprF — protein sequence MTRFLLLVLLAAQAPYNSIAQQAALSALHQLDVSRMVGAAAGLEGIQMATLSYRDQWSNLPGQPSYYRAGWSSPAKRLNGAYCFHASVDQLGLQSASGFKASYNQVFTTGIVLFSTGIGLGFDHRNWDGSQIRTPDGIYGNQGFDHKDPNLSLGQMSHRVFEICPSVYIQTTIMDVGLEFGVPLAQFSGPVGGVFNKNYSFRSLLYREYNIKKFVLSGQLFVYSDFIQTQSELYIKADYNANLFAAISLRGYNSKSLDAIGSQLGIKVYSQLWLIIGVELPLNVLRNQISGLNQDFGLKYVWNIKNSATRIPTIYNPRW from the coding sequence ATGACCAGGTTTTTACTTCTGGTCCTTTTAGCTGCGCAGGCGCCATACAATAGCATAGCCCAACAAGCAGCCTTATCCGCCCTGCACCAATTGGATGTCAGCAGGATGGTGGGGGCCGCAGCAGGACTGGAGGGAATTCAGATGGCTACCCTAAGCTATAGAGATCAATGGAGCAATCTTCCTGGCCAACCAAGTTATTATAGAGCCGGGTGGAGTAGCCCCGCAAAGAGATTGAACGGTGCTTATTGCTTCCATGCTTCGGTTGACCAACTTGGGCTCCAATCTGCGAGCGGTTTCAAAGCATCCTACAATCAGGTTTTTACAACTGGCATCGTACTGTTTTCTACAGGAATTGGACTTGGATTTGACCATCGAAACTGGGATGGAAGTCAAATAAGGACACCGGACGGAATTTATGGTAATCAGGGATTTGATCACAAGGATCCCAATTTAAGCCTAGGTCAAATGAGCCATCGGGTCTTTGAAATATGTCCTTCGGTTTATATCCAGACTACCATTATGGATGTTGGCCTTGAGTTCGGAGTCCCTTTGGCCCAATTCTCGGGACCGGTCGGAGGAGTATTCAATAAGAATTATTCATTTAGATCATTGTTATATCGAGAATATAATATTAAGAAATTTGTGTTATCCGGGCAATTGTTTGTTTATTCTGATTTTATCCAGACGCAAAGCGAATTGTATATTAAAGCAGATTACAATGCAAACCTATTTGCTGCCATTTCTTTGCGAGGTTACAATTCTAAAAGTCTGGATGCCATTGGATCGCAACTTGGAATTAAAGTATATTCACAATTGTGGCTGATCATCGGGGTTGAATTGCCCCTGAATGTATTGAGAAATCAAATCAGTGGGCTCAATCAGGATTTTGGACTTAAATATGTTTGGAATATTAAAAATTCTGCGACCCGAATTCCGACCATTTACAACCCAAGATGGTAG
- a CDS encoding SUMF1/EgtB/PvdO family nonheme iron enzyme gives MRNLNLSLLVLAVLFAASCGKKSPSGELIGVQERPRWDGINPFGMIYVPSGSTNLGQTDQDFFNTHVQRTQTVSIAGFYMDDTEITNNEYRQFVYWVRDSLAHAALGHFQESEDGATELIDWEMEIDWEDETLADMNFAGADAFKGVTELDTRKFIYEWEWKDWQLAAHSRGIKRSNIIHKEKTNIYPDTLCWIRDFTYSYNEPLTRNYFSHPAFDDYPVVGINWNQARAFCYWRTLLWNSFKGEDEPNSEEFRLPLESEWEWAARGGNEIAMYPWGSYYLRNAKGCLLANFKPGRGNYPEDGGMHTVKADAYFPNEYGLYNMSGNVAEWTETAYHDNARNFVHDLNPDVKYDAKPEDPEAFKRKVIRGGSWKDVGYYLQCGTRNWEFQDTNKSYIGFRTVLTFLGRSANDFSN, from the coding sequence ATGAGGAATTTGAATCTTTCTCTTTTAGTCCTGGCTGTGCTTTTTGCAGCATCGTGTGGCAAAAAATCTCCATCAGGAGAGTTGATTGGCGTCCAGGAAAGACCCAGATGGGATGGCATTAATCCTTTCGGTATGATTTATGTACCATCGGGTAGTACCAATTTAGGACAAACAGACCAAGACTTTTTTAACACCCACGTTCAGAGAACCCAGACGGTTTCTATTGCAGGTTTTTACATGGATGACACTGAGATTACCAATAATGAATATCGCCAATTTGTGTATTGGGTGCGAGATTCGTTGGCTCATGCTGCCTTGGGTCATTTTCAGGAAAGTGAAGATGGTGCTACTGAATTGATTGACTGGGAGATGGAAATAGACTGGGAGGATGAAACTCTGGCGGATATGAATTTTGCCGGAGCAGATGCCTTTAAGGGGGTGACAGAATTGGACACCCGCAAATTTATCTATGAATGGGAATGGAAGGACTGGCAATTGGCCGCTCATTCTCGTGGTATCAAAAGAAGCAATATCATTCATAAGGAAAAGACCAATATTTATCCTGATACCTTGTGTTGGATCAGGGATTTTACCTATTCTTACAATGAGCCATTGACCCGAAATTACTTTTCCCACCCTGCTTTTGACGATTATCCGGTAGTGGGTATCAACTGGAATCAGGCTCGTGCTTTCTGTTACTGGAGGACTTTGCTTTGGAACTCTTTTAAAGGAGAAGATGAACCCAATTCTGAAGAATTCAGATTGCCGTTGGAATCTGAGTGGGAATGGGCTGCAAGGGGTGGCAATGAAATTGCCATGTATCCTTGGGGTTCTTACTATTTAAGAAATGCAAAAGGATGCTTATTGGCTAATTTTAAGCCGGGCAGAGGCAACTACCCCGAAGATGGAGGTATGCATACCGTAAAAGCCGATGCTTATTTTCCCAATGAATATGGTTTGTACAATATGTCCGGAAATGTGGCAGAATGGACAGAAACTGCCTACCATGACAATGCCAGAAATTTTGTGCATGATTTGAACCCAGACGTAAAGTATGATGCAAAACCAGAGGATCCGGAGGCATTCAAAAGAAAGGTAATCCGTGGTGGCTCCTGGAAAGATGTAGGATATTATTTACAGTGCGGAACTCGCAATTGGGAGTTTCAGGATACCAACAAGTCGTACATTGGTTTCAGAACAGTCCTTACCTTCCTGGGAAGATCAGCAAATGATTTTAGTAATTAA
- the gldL gene encoding gliding motility protein GldL produces the protein MAIYKTDWFKYLKNFMIGVGASIVMIGALFKILSMEGGDVMLTAGLVTEAILFLVLGILPPEKDYYWEKLYPGLDDYHARINPLTEGPVKSGPRPLNAEIVEGQLGGMLGELQNMSKSLGSLKALQEVDFSKTGDQIKAMGNFYSKMNEAISEISASIDDTKAYKDQVASLNKNLSSLNGVYGNILGAYKNMGGGN, from the coding sequence ATGGCTATTTACAAAACTGATTGGTTTAAGTACCTGAAGAACTTTATGATTGGTGTTGGTGCCTCTATCGTAATGATTGGAGCGCTTTTCAAAATTCTTTCTATGGAAGGTGGTGATGTGATGCTTACCGCCGGTCTTGTTACAGAAGCAATTCTATTCTTGGTCTTAGGTATTCTTCCTCCGGAAAAAGATTATTACTGGGAAAAATTATACCCGGGTTTGGATGATTACCATGCAAGAATTAATCCTCTGACAGAAGGTCCTGTAAAATCAGGTCCAAGACCTTTGAATGCAGAAATTGTGGAAGGTCAGTTGGGCGGTATGCTTGGAGAGTTGCAAAATATGTCCAAGAGCCTTGGATCGCTTAAAGCACTTCAGGAAGTAGATTTCAGCAAAACTGGAGATCAGATTAAGGCAATGGGTAATTTTTATTCCAAAATGAACGAAGCAATTTCTGAAATAAGCGCATCAATTGATGATACAAAAGCTTATAAAGATCAGGTGGCCTCTTTAAATAAAAATCTTTCCAGCCTTAACGGTGTATATGGAAATATCTTAGGTGCTTACAAAAACATGGGTGGGGGTAACTAA